CGGCGCCCGCAGTGTCATGGCCACCCTGTGGCCCGTGCACGACCTGGCCGCCTATCACATGAGCCAGCGCTTCTATTTCCATCGGGTGAAGCGGAGGCTTCCCCTGATTCAGGCTTACGCCTGGGCCGTGCGCGACCTGCGGAATCCAAATTACGTCGGGGATCAAGCGCGCAGCCCATACTTCTGGGCTCCCTTCGTACTCTTCGGAGACGGCTGGGTAGACTAGCCCCTCCCCCACACAGTGGGGGAGGGGCTAGGGAGGGGGCCATGCCCAACGCAACTCGCACCCGTTGGCGCGCATCTGCTGAGATACAAGCACGTGCCCGTGAGCTACGCCGGAAGATGACACCGTCTGAGCGAAAGCTATGGCAGCGCATCCGGCGCGGCCAACTGGATGGCGCTCACTTTCGCCGGCAGCACCCCGTAGGCCGCTTCATCGTGGACTTCTTCTGCGCCAAAGCTCGGCTAGTGATTGAGGTGGACGGTGACATTCACACCGAACAGACCGAATACGACGCCGAACGAACGAAATGGCTCAATGAGCAGAAGCATTACCAAGTCATACGGTTCATCAATGAGGAGGTACATCACAACCTAGATGGCTTGATCGAAAAGATTCGCGAGGCACTGAAGAAATAAAACCCTCCCCCACATGGCGGGGGAGGGCCAGGAAGGGGGCCCCTCCCCCAAAAACGGAGGAATCGAAGCATGATCAACGCAACTATTGAGAAAGTAATCCCTGTCTGGGGCTTCTCGTCGGAGGAGCTGGCCGGCTGGCCGGCCGACCTTAAGCCGGTGCCGACCGAGAGCATCCCCGCCGAGGGCCCTGTTGTCGTTCACGTGCGCGCGCTGGCGGCCTTCCGCGACCAGGCTTTGGCCCATCCGCATCCCGACGGCCGCCTAGCCGAGGCCATCCTCTACCTGCCTAGAAAGGTGGCCGAGCCCAAGGACGCCTGGATGTACTTCGACGCCGTAGTCGAGGCGGGCGACTGGGAGGCGCTGCGCCGGCTGACCGCCTGCCCGCGGCAGTTCAAGATGGCCGAGTGGGCCGAGGCGGTGCCGGCCGAGCGGCTGGAGGAGATCTCACGGGAGCTAGAGAGCTGGGGGGCGAAGGAACAGAGTAGCAGGGGAGAACTCATTCCAGCGCTCCAGTGCTTTGGCACGCTAGCCCGGGATGTGCCCTGGGAGATATGGGGGCACCTGGCCGAATGTGAGCCTTGCCGCTGGGCCTTTGTTCGCGGCCTGAGAGGACGGCTTTCTCTGCGTTGGATGGCCCTCTGCCCACCCATCACGCGGCTGGCCGCTCACGCCCGTGGCCAAGCCGACCCGTGGGTCGAGGCCCATCTGCCCGGTTGTGCGGCCTGCCGCGGGGAGATGACCGCGCTCCGGCAGATCCTGCAGCCAGCAGCCGTCATCTGGCTGGCCATCTCGTTGGCGCGTCAGGAGGCCCAGGAGCTGGCGGCTAGCCTGGAGGCTGAGGTCCGCCGGCAGCTCGAGGGGCTGGCCGCGCTGCTCAACGGGTTCCTCGGGGCCGGGATGATTCTCGCCGGGGGCTGGACCCGCGCTCGTGGCGTCAGCGGCCCTCTCCAGCCGCTGGAATTCCCCGGGCTTCTGGACGCCCTTCGGGAGGGTCGGCCTCTAACCGTGGTGCGCGCCCACCGAGAACTGGAGCTACGCTGGCTGCCAGGGGAGGACGCACTGCGGCTGGAGGCGCTGCGCGGGGAATGGCTGGAGCCGGTACGGGCCTTTCGGGTGGAGTTGCGCCGTGGGGAAGCAGTGCTATGGCAGGCAGAGAGCCAGGACGGCGGGGTGACGATCCCGCTGGCGAAGCTAGAAGAGGCTTTGGCCGCCGGCGCCGATGCGCTAGCGATCCTGGTACCAGAAGGCGCAGGAAACAAGTGAGGGTGCTAGAATGGCTCTCGGTTATACGTCTCAAGGGGAAGAGAATCAGCAAGAGGGGATCCGGCGGCTAAAAGGCTGGCGTGGTTCTTCGGGCAGGCCAGCTACGCCTTCGGATAGGTTCGAGGAAGCTTCCACGTCGTCTCAGAAACCCACGCTGGCGCTGAGTCCGAAAAAGGAACAGGAGCTCATTCAGCGTTGGCAGAAAGATCGTGATCAGCAGGCCGCGCTTCATTTAATAAGAGCCTATCGCGGCTTGGTGCGCGCCGAGGTACGCCGCTTTGCCGGCTTCGGCGTGCCAAAGGAAGACCTGACGCAAGAAGCGTGGGAAGGATTCTTCGAGGCCGTGGGCAAGTTCAATCCCCAAAAGGGCGCGCGGCTTAAGACCTATGCCCACTTCCAGGTGCGCCGACGTCTGATTGAGGTCTGCGCGAAAGAGCTGGGGTTAGGGGATGATGGTCGGCGAGCCTTCAAGACGACGTTGGATGCTTACGAGGAATTAGCTCAGGAGCTAGTTCGGCTGCCCACTCGCCGGGAAGTGGTCGAGCGGGCTGCCTCCCGGCTGCTGAAGCCGGGGCCTCACCGGAATGTGGAAGAGGTGCTGGACGCGCTGGAGCGGCAGAAGCTGCCGCTGTGGGAGGAGTGGGAAGAAGACGAGGAGGAAGAAGTCGGTGTAGTAGTCCCTTCACCAGGGCCAGGGCCAGAAGAAACGCTGATCAGTAACGAACGAATTCACGAATTGTGCCAATCGGCCCGCCATTTCTTAGGCGAAACGCAGGGGCAGAAGTGGATCATTTGGTTTGTGCTCAAAGAGTTGGAAGAGGTGAAGGAAAACGAGATGGTGAATTGGTTGAAGGAACCCAATTGTCCGGCCCATCACTTCTGGCCGAATATTTACGAACGGTTCAGCCTCAACGGCTACGTCCCTGGCTCCTGGCAAGAAATCCAGCGCCTCTTCGCAACGCCGCCTCCCACCCTTAT
This Anaerolineae bacterium DNA region includes the following protein-coding sequences:
- a CDS encoding sigma-70 family RNA polymerase sigma factor produces the protein MALGYTSQGEENQQEGIRRLKGWRGSSGRPATPSDRFEEASTSSQKPTLALSPKKEQELIQRWQKDRDQQAALHLIRAYRGLVRAEVRRFAGFGVPKEDLTQEAWEGFFEAVGKFNPQKGARLKTYAHFQVRRRLIEVCAKELGLGDDGRRAFKTTLDAYEELAQELVRLPTRREVVERAASRLLKPGPHRNVEEVLDALERQKLPLWEEWEEDEEEEVGVVVPSPGPGPEETLISNERIHELCQSARHFLGETQGQKWIIWFVLKELEEVKENEMVNWLKEPNCPAHHFWPNIYERFSLNGYVPGSWQEIQRLFATPPPTLIEGNLRQWYWRAKKPLIKAGVLPPQAF
- a CDS encoding DUF559 domain-containing protein, producing the protein MPNATRTRWRASAEIQARARELRRKMTPSERKLWQRIRRGQLDGAHFRRQHPVGRFIVDFFCAKARLVIEVDGDIHTEQTEYDAERTKWLNEQKHYQVIRFINEEVHHNLDGLIEKIREALKK